A single region of the Papilio machaon chromosome 13, ilPapMach1.1, whole genome shotgun sequence genome encodes:
- the LOC106719328 gene encoding cyclin-dependent kinase 12 isoform X4: MERSYDKRHSKHHKEKHKKRDHKKYRRHSAASRSRRGLEYVEAEPDFSDTCYKKKKEKRKKDKKKRKKKSKHRSRSASLESVSHDDDVHIEPRPVSPKRYQQVPISEWEKASSPLQNGSCSPISTTTPPMRSRHDDSPQMRIAMHREMPIHTVMYSPRRERSPVISRRRQKSMTPHTPSMPPYHETVTIDSDSEQVYDRVRRDYWMDHRVQSPIMVISDSPTHEPRMREYSPRRSHRRKSPRRRHRSRERERHREARAHHRSHSRSSMKRRRSVSRSRRRSSSPPRHRPRHSETTKERHRVKHESPSPPSALQRRIDFKEKISDTSLFAELVKDKHKRAKKLQEILSQKEEESQGAISSNTSINNPEIMTIDELSNATADSSTQVSKEEGEKEPATEVVDIPMPTPTGSEDNPTPTATATATPNPLQPPPEFDTFEHKATANGETTDSVESDQKTQTPPPLPPPPPSSAPPPVSGTASLPPLPKVGGSVVDGVYLQNSQPAPTAHKPKSLTKLPMPPNTQVEDLKTLANESPLSTPSPSPIKKPDKPKRTGIMNLPMPPLVPDSEELSADELDGSTPPPASRRDQYSHVFSARNKRDPNSGSKLKRPRILKRRGSKVVPVATPTYHAKDWGEKCVDGFQVITQIGEGTYGQVYKARDKNTGQLVALKKVRLENEKEGFPITAVREIKILRQLNHKNIVNLREIVTDKQDALDFRKDKGSFYLVFEYMDHDLMGLLESKMVDFTESHNASIMRQLLDGLAYCHRKNFLHRDIKCSNILMNNKGEVKLGDFGLARLWSAEDKQRPYTNKVITLWYRPPELLLGEERYGPAVDVWSMGCILGELFLKHPLFQASVEMMQLEMISRVCGTPVPGVWPNVVNLPLWHTLRPKRFHKRCVREQFAFMPGPALNLLDRMLELDPEKRITAEEALKSPWLKNVVPEQMPAPELPTWQDCHELWSKQRRRQQREQDQTKPKSYGFSSNDCDKDPNFKQNENSNQSDSGFRSESYKMESGFKSESGQETVGQVK; the protein is encoded by the exons ATGGAAAGGAGCTATGATAAGCGACATAGCAAGCATCATAAGGAGAAGCACAAGAAGAGAGATCACAAAAAGTACAGAAGACACAGTG CAGCATCAAGGAGCCGACGGGGCCTGGAATATGTCGAGGCAGAGCCAGACTTCAGTGACacctgttataaaaaaaagaaagagaagCGTAAAAAGGACAAAAAGAAACGTAAGAAGAAGTCAAAACACCGGTCAAGGTCAGCCAGTCTGGAGAGTGTGTCGcatgatgatgatgtacaTATAGAGCCACGGCCAGTGAGCCCTAAGAGGTATCAGCAAGTGCCTATAAGTGAATGGGAGAAGGCCTCGTCTCCTCTTCAGAATGGGTCGTGTTCACCCATCTCTACGACTACACCGCCTATGAGGAGCAGACATGATGACTCTCCCCAAATGAGAATTGCAATGCATAGAGAGATGCCAATCCATACAGTGATGTACTCACCTCGCAGGGAAAGGTCTCCTGTTATAAG TAGGCGGAGGCAGAAGTCTATGACACCACACACACCATCCATGCCGCCATACCATGAAACTGTCACCATAGACTCTGACAGTGAGCAGGTCTATGATAGAGTGAGGAGGGACTACTGGATGGACCACAGAGTGCAATCACCTATTATGGTTATATCAG ATTCTCCAACTCACGAGCCACGTATGCGGGAGTATAGTCCCCGACGTAGCCACCGTCGCAAGAGCCCCCGGCGACGACACAGGAGCAGGGAACGGGAAAGACATCGTGAAGCCCGCGCTCATCATAG ATCACACAGCCGCAGTTCAATGAAGCGACGTCGCTCAGTGTCACGAAGCCGGCGGCGCTCCTCATCTCCGCCACGACACCGGCCTCGGCACAGCGAGACAACCAAGGAGAGGCACAG agTTAAACATGAATCACCAAGTCCACCATCGGCACTACAAAGGagaattgattttaaagagaagATTAGCGATACAAGCTTGTTTGCGGAACTTGTTAAAGATAAACACAAAAGAGCAAAG AAGCTTCAAGAAATCTTGAGCCAAAAGGAGGAGGAATCTCAAGGCGCGATTTCTTCAAATACTTCTATAAATAATCCAGAAATTATGACCATTGATGAACTTTCTAATGCCACAGCGGATAGTTCAACTCAG gTTTCAAAAGAAGAGGGTGAGAAAGAGCCGGCGACGGAGGTGGTTGACATTCCGATGCCCACACCCACGGGCAGCGAGGACAATCCCACGCCCACGGCTACGGCCACGGCCACGCCCAACCCGCTGCAGCCACCGCCGGAGTTCGACACCTTCGAACACAAGGCCACTGCTAATGGAGAGACAACTGATAGTGTTGAATCTGAT CAAAAAACCCAAACCCCTCCACCACTACCGCCACCGCCGCCAAGCAGTGCGCCGCCACCGGTGTCTGGCACGGCCAGTCTACCCCCGCTACCTAAAGTGGGTGGCAGTGTAGTAGACGGGGTATACCTGCAGAACAGCCAGCCTGCGCCAACTGCGCATAAACCTAAGAGCCTCACCAAGTTGCCCATGCCCCCCAACACACAG gTGGAAGATCTGAAGACGTTAGCTAATGAGAGTCCTTTAAGTACACCATCCCCCAGCCCCATTAAGAAGCCAGACAAGCCAAAGAGAACCGGCATCATGAATCTTCCCATGCCACCTT TGGTGCCGGATTCAGAGGAACTAAGCGCAGATGAACTGGACGGGTCTACGCCTCCGCCAGCCTCGCGTCGCGACCAGTACTCGCACGTATTTAGTGCACGTAACAAACGGGACCCCAAT TCTGGTTCGAAGTTAAAAAGGCCGAGAATATTGAAGAGACGGGGCTCCAAAGTAGTGCCGGTTGCGACGCCGACCTATCATGCCAAAGATTGGGGAGAGAAGTGTGTTGATGGCTTCCag GTCATAACTCAAATAGGTGAAGGGACTTATGGTCAAGTTTACAAAGCTCGGGATAAAAACACTGGCCAGCTGGTGGCACTCAAGAAGGTACGGCTGGAGAATGAGAAGGAAGGCTTCCCCATCACTGCGGTGCGAGAGATCAAGATCCTCAGGCAGTTGAATCATAAGAACATTGTCAATCTACGGGAAATTGTCACTGATAAACAGGATGCTTTGGACTTTAGAAAA gaTAAAGGTTCATTCTACCTGGTGTTTGAGTACATGGACCATGACCTAATGGGTCTGCTGGAGTCCAAGATGGTGGACTTTACGGAGTCGCACAACGCGTCTATAATGCGACAGCTACTTGATGGGCTGGCGTACTGTCATCGCAAGAACTTCCTACATAGAGATATCAAGTGCAGTAATATCTTGATGAATAATAA AGGGGAGGTGAAGCTGGGTGACTTTGGTCTAGCCCGGCTGTGGTCTGCTGAGGACAAGCAGCGGCCGTACACCAATAAGGTGATAACACTGTGGTACAGGCCGCCGGAGCTGCTGCTGGGTGAGGAGCGCTACGGGCCCGCCGTTGATGTCTGGTCCATGGGCTGTATACTTGGAGAATTGTTCCTCAAACATCCATTATTCCAG GCCAGTGTAGAAATGATGCAGTTAGAGATGATATCTCGCGTGTGTGGTACACCAGTACCAGGTGTATGGCCTAATGTGGTCAACCTGCCACTATGGCACACGTTGAGACCAAAGAGGTTCCATAAACGCTGTGTGCGGGAGCAGTTTGCCTTCATGCCCGGACCAGCGCTTAATCTGCTTGATCGCATGCTGGAGTTAGACCCGGAGAAGAGGATCACTGCTGAGGAAGCTCTTAAAAGTCCGTGGTTGAAGAATGTGGTGCCGGAACA AATGCCAGCTCCAGAGTTACCAACATGGCAAGATTGTCACGAGTTGTGGTCAAAGCAGCGAAGGCGACAGCAAAGGGAACAAGACCAGACCAAACCAAAGTCTTACGGGTTCTCGTCCAACGATTGCGACAAAGACCCTAATTTCAAGCAGAATGAAAACTCAAACCAATCGGATTCCGGCTTCAGAAGTGAATCATATAAAATGGAGAGTGGTTTTAAATCGGAGTCAGGGCAAGAGACTGTGGGACAAGTTAAATAG
- the LOC106719328 gene encoding cyclin-dependent kinase 12 isoform X5, producing MERSYDKRHSKHHKEKHKKRDHKKYRRHSASRSRRGLEYVEAEPDFSDTCYKKKKEKRKKDKKKRKKKSKHRSRSASLESVSHDDDVHIEPRPVSPKRYQQVPISEWEKASSPLQNGSCSPISTTTPPMRSRHDDSPQMRIAMHREMPIHTVMYSPRRERSPVISRRRQKSMTPHTPSMPPYHETVTIDSDSEQVYDRVRRDYWMDHRVQSPIMVISDSPTHEPRMREYSPRRSHRRKSPRRRHRSRERERHREARAHHRSHSRSSMKRRRSVSRSRRRSSSPPRHRPRHSETTKERHRVKHESPSPPSALQRRIDFKEKISDTSLFAELVKDKHKRAKKLQEILSQKEEESQGAISSNTSINNPEIMTIDELSNATADSSTQVSKEEGEKEPATEVVDIPMPTPTGSEDNPTPTATATATPNPLQPPPEFDTFEHKATANGETTDSVESDQKTQTPPPLPPPPPSSAPPPVSGTASLPPLPKVGGSVVDGVYLQNSQPAPTAHKPKSLTKLPMPPNTQVEDLKTLANESPLSTPSPSPIKKPDKPKRTGIMNLPMPPLVPDSEELSADELDGSTPPPASRRDQYSHVFSARNKRDPNSGSKLKRPRILKRRGSKVVPVATPTYHAKDWGEKCVDGFQVITQIGEGTYGQVYKARDKNTGQLVALKKVRLENEKEGFPITAVREIKILRQLNHKNIVNLREIVTDKQDALDFRKDKGSFYLVFEYMDHDLMGLLESKMVDFTESHNASIMRQLLDGLAYCHRKNFLHRDIKCSNILMNNKGEVKLGDFGLARLWSAEDKQRPYTNKVITLWYRPPELLLGEERYGPAVDVWSMGCILGELFLKHPLFQASVEMMQLEMISRVCGTPVPGVWPNVVNLPLWHTLRPKRFHKRCVREQFAFMPGPALNLLDRMLELDPEKRITAEEALKSPWLKNVVPEQMPAPELPTWQDCHELWSKQRRRQQREQDQTKPKSYGFSSNDCDKDPNFKQNENSNQSDSGFRSESYKMESGFKSESGQETVGQVK from the exons ATGGAAAGGAGCTATGATAAGCGACATAGCAAGCATCATAAGGAGAAGCACAAGAAGAGAGATCACAAAAAGTACAGAAGACACAGTG CATCAAGGAGCCGACGGGGCCTGGAATATGTCGAGGCAGAGCCAGACTTCAGTGACacctgttataaaaaaaagaaagagaagCGTAAAAAGGACAAAAAGAAACGTAAGAAGAAGTCAAAACACCGGTCAAGGTCAGCCAGTCTGGAGAGTGTGTCGcatgatgatgatgtacaTATAGAGCCACGGCCAGTGAGCCCTAAGAGGTATCAGCAAGTGCCTATAAGTGAATGGGAGAAGGCCTCGTCTCCTCTTCAGAATGGGTCGTGTTCACCCATCTCTACGACTACACCGCCTATGAGGAGCAGACATGATGACTCTCCCCAAATGAGAATTGCAATGCATAGAGAGATGCCAATCCATACAGTGATGTACTCACCTCGCAGGGAAAGGTCTCCTGTTATAAG TAGGCGGAGGCAGAAGTCTATGACACCACACACACCATCCATGCCGCCATACCATGAAACTGTCACCATAGACTCTGACAGTGAGCAGGTCTATGATAGAGTGAGGAGGGACTACTGGATGGACCACAGAGTGCAATCACCTATTATGGTTATATCAG ATTCTCCAACTCACGAGCCACGTATGCGGGAGTATAGTCCCCGACGTAGCCACCGTCGCAAGAGCCCCCGGCGACGACACAGGAGCAGGGAACGGGAAAGACATCGTGAAGCCCGCGCTCATCATAG ATCACACAGCCGCAGTTCAATGAAGCGACGTCGCTCAGTGTCACGAAGCCGGCGGCGCTCCTCATCTCCGCCACGACACCGGCCTCGGCACAGCGAGACAACCAAGGAGAGGCACAG agTTAAACATGAATCACCAAGTCCACCATCGGCACTACAAAGGagaattgattttaaagagaagATTAGCGATACAAGCTTGTTTGCGGAACTTGTTAAAGATAAACACAAAAGAGCAAAG AAGCTTCAAGAAATCTTGAGCCAAAAGGAGGAGGAATCTCAAGGCGCGATTTCTTCAAATACTTCTATAAATAATCCAGAAATTATGACCATTGATGAACTTTCTAATGCCACAGCGGATAGTTCAACTCAG gTTTCAAAAGAAGAGGGTGAGAAAGAGCCGGCGACGGAGGTGGTTGACATTCCGATGCCCACACCCACGGGCAGCGAGGACAATCCCACGCCCACGGCTACGGCCACGGCCACGCCCAACCCGCTGCAGCCACCGCCGGAGTTCGACACCTTCGAACACAAGGCCACTGCTAATGGAGAGACAACTGATAGTGTTGAATCTGAT CAAAAAACCCAAACCCCTCCACCACTACCGCCACCGCCGCCAAGCAGTGCGCCGCCACCGGTGTCTGGCACGGCCAGTCTACCCCCGCTACCTAAAGTGGGTGGCAGTGTAGTAGACGGGGTATACCTGCAGAACAGCCAGCCTGCGCCAACTGCGCATAAACCTAAGAGCCTCACCAAGTTGCCCATGCCCCCCAACACACAG gTGGAAGATCTGAAGACGTTAGCTAATGAGAGTCCTTTAAGTACACCATCCCCCAGCCCCATTAAGAAGCCAGACAAGCCAAAGAGAACCGGCATCATGAATCTTCCCATGCCACCTT TGGTGCCGGATTCAGAGGAACTAAGCGCAGATGAACTGGACGGGTCTACGCCTCCGCCAGCCTCGCGTCGCGACCAGTACTCGCACGTATTTAGTGCACGTAACAAACGGGACCCCAAT TCTGGTTCGAAGTTAAAAAGGCCGAGAATATTGAAGAGACGGGGCTCCAAAGTAGTGCCGGTTGCGACGCCGACCTATCATGCCAAAGATTGGGGAGAGAAGTGTGTTGATGGCTTCCag GTCATAACTCAAATAGGTGAAGGGACTTATGGTCAAGTTTACAAAGCTCGGGATAAAAACACTGGCCAGCTGGTGGCACTCAAGAAGGTACGGCTGGAGAATGAGAAGGAAGGCTTCCCCATCACTGCGGTGCGAGAGATCAAGATCCTCAGGCAGTTGAATCATAAGAACATTGTCAATCTACGGGAAATTGTCACTGATAAACAGGATGCTTTGGACTTTAGAAAA gaTAAAGGTTCATTCTACCTGGTGTTTGAGTACATGGACCATGACCTAATGGGTCTGCTGGAGTCCAAGATGGTGGACTTTACGGAGTCGCACAACGCGTCTATAATGCGACAGCTACTTGATGGGCTGGCGTACTGTCATCGCAAGAACTTCCTACATAGAGATATCAAGTGCAGTAATATCTTGATGAATAATAA AGGGGAGGTGAAGCTGGGTGACTTTGGTCTAGCCCGGCTGTGGTCTGCTGAGGACAAGCAGCGGCCGTACACCAATAAGGTGATAACACTGTGGTACAGGCCGCCGGAGCTGCTGCTGGGTGAGGAGCGCTACGGGCCCGCCGTTGATGTCTGGTCCATGGGCTGTATACTTGGAGAATTGTTCCTCAAACATCCATTATTCCAG GCCAGTGTAGAAATGATGCAGTTAGAGATGATATCTCGCGTGTGTGGTACACCAGTACCAGGTGTATGGCCTAATGTGGTCAACCTGCCACTATGGCACACGTTGAGACCAAAGAGGTTCCATAAACGCTGTGTGCGGGAGCAGTTTGCCTTCATGCCCGGACCAGCGCTTAATCTGCTTGATCGCATGCTGGAGTTAGACCCGGAGAAGAGGATCACTGCTGAGGAAGCTCTTAAAAGTCCGTGGTTGAAGAATGTGGTGCCGGAACA AATGCCAGCTCCAGAGTTACCAACATGGCAAGATTGTCACGAGTTGTGGTCAAAGCAGCGAAGGCGACAGCAAAGGGAACAAGACCAGACCAAACCAAAGTCTTACGGGTTCTCGTCCAACGATTGCGACAAAGACCCTAATTTCAAGCAGAATGAAAACTCAAACCAATCGGATTCCGGCTTCAGAAGTGAATCATATAAAATGGAGAGTGGTTTTAAATCGGAGTCAGGGCAAGAGACTGTGGGACAAGTTAAATAG
- the LOC106719328 gene encoding cyclin-dependent kinase 12 isoform X3, whose protein sequence is MERSYDKRHSKHHKEKHKKRDHKKYRRHSGTHEQSYATVNSTSRSRRGLEYVEAEPDFSDTCYKKKKEKRKKDKKKRKKKSKHRSRSASLESVSHDDDVHIEPRPVSPKRYQQVPISEWEKASSPLQNGSCSPISTTTPPMRSRHDDSPQMRIAMHREMPIHTVMYSPRRERSPVISRRRQKSMTPHTPSMPPYHETVTIDSDSEQVYDRVRRDYWMDHRVQSPIMVISDSPTHEPRMREYSPRRSHRRKSPRRRHRSRERERHREARAHHRSHSRSSMKRRRSVSRSRRRSSSPPRHRPRHSETTKERHRVKHESPSPPSALQRRIDFKEKISDTSLFAELVKDKHKRAKKLQEILSQKEEESQGAISSNTSINNPEIMTIDELSNATADSSTQVSKEEGEKEPATEVVDIPMPTPTGSEDNPTPTATATATPNPLQPPPEFDTFEHKATANGETTDSVESDQKTQTPPPLPPPPPSSAPPPVSGTASLPPLPKVGGSVVDGVYLQNSQPAPTAHKPKSLTKLPMPPNTQVEDLKTLANESPLSTPSPSPIKKPDKPKRTGIMNLPMPPLVPDSEELSADELDGSTPPPASRRDQYSHVFSARNKRDPNSGSKLKRPRILKRRGSKVVPVATPTYHAKDWGEKCVDGFQVITQIGEGTYGQVYKARDKNTGQLVALKKVRLENEKEGFPITAVREIKILRQLNHKNIVNLREIVTDKQDALDFRKDKGSFYLVFEYMDHDLMGLLESKMVDFTESHNASIMRQLLDGLAYCHRKNFLHRDIKCSNILMNNKGEVKLGDFGLARLWSAEDKQRPYTNKVITLWYRPPELLLGEERYGPAVDVWSMGCILGELFLKHPLFQASVEMMQLEMISRVCGTPVPGVWPNVVNLPLWHTLRPKRFHKRCVREQFAFMPGPALNLLDRMLELDPEKRITAEEALKSPWLKNVVPEQMPAPELPTWQDCHELWSKQRRRQQREQDQTKPKSYGFSSNDCDKDPNFKQNENSNQSDSGFRSESYKMESGFKSESGQETVGQVK, encoded by the exons ATGGAAAGGAGCTATGATAAGCGACATAGCAAGCATCATAAGGAGAAGCACAAGAAGAGAGATCACAAAAAGTACAGAAGACACAGTGGTACTCATGAACAATCATATGCTACAGTAAATTCTA CATCAAGGAGCCGACGGGGCCTGGAATATGTCGAGGCAGAGCCAGACTTCAGTGACacctgttataaaaaaaagaaagagaagCGTAAAAAGGACAAAAAGAAACGTAAGAAGAAGTCAAAACACCGGTCAAGGTCAGCCAGTCTGGAGAGTGTGTCGcatgatgatgatgtacaTATAGAGCCACGGCCAGTGAGCCCTAAGAGGTATCAGCAAGTGCCTATAAGTGAATGGGAGAAGGCCTCGTCTCCTCTTCAGAATGGGTCGTGTTCACCCATCTCTACGACTACACCGCCTATGAGGAGCAGACATGATGACTCTCCCCAAATGAGAATTGCAATGCATAGAGAGATGCCAATCCATACAGTGATGTACTCACCTCGCAGGGAAAGGTCTCCTGTTATAAG TAGGCGGAGGCAGAAGTCTATGACACCACACACACCATCCATGCCGCCATACCATGAAACTGTCACCATAGACTCTGACAGTGAGCAGGTCTATGATAGAGTGAGGAGGGACTACTGGATGGACCACAGAGTGCAATCACCTATTATGGTTATATCAG ATTCTCCAACTCACGAGCCACGTATGCGGGAGTATAGTCCCCGACGTAGCCACCGTCGCAAGAGCCCCCGGCGACGACACAGGAGCAGGGAACGGGAAAGACATCGTGAAGCCCGCGCTCATCATAG ATCACACAGCCGCAGTTCAATGAAGCGACGTCGCTCAGTGTCACGAAGCCGGCGGCGCTCCTCATCTCCGCCACGACACCGGCCTCGGCACAGCGAGACAACCAAGGAGAGGCACAG agTTAAACATGAATCACCAAGTCCACCATCGGCACTACAAAGGagaattgattttaaagagaagATTAGCGATACAAGCTTGTTTGCGGAACTTGTTAAAGATAAACACAAAAGAGCAAAG AAGCTTCAAGAAATCTTGAGCCAAAAGGAGGAGGAATCTCAAGGCGCGATTTCTTCAAATACTTCTATAAATAATCCAGAAATTATGACCATTGATGAACTTTCTAATGCCACAGCGGATAGTTCAACTCAG gTTTCAAAAGAAGAGGGTGAGAAAGAGCCGGCGACGGAGGTGGTTGACATTCCGATGCCCACACCCACGGGCAGCGAGGACAATCCCACGCCCACGGCTACGGCCACGGCCACGCCCAACCCGCTGCAGCCACCGCCGGAGTTCGACACCTTCGAACACAAGGCCACTGCTAATGGAGAGACAACTGATAGTGTTGAATCTGAT CAAAAAACCCAAACCCCTCCACCACTACCGCCACCGCCGCCAAGCAGTGCGCCGCCACCGGTGTCTGGCACGGCCAGTCTACCCCCGCTACCTAAAGTGGGTGGCAGTGTAGTAGACGGGGTATACCTGCAGAACAGCCAGCCTGCGCCAACTGCGCATAAACCTAAGAGCCTCACCAAGTTGCCCATGCCCCCCAACACACAG gTGGAAGATCTGAAGACGTTAGCTAATGAGAGTCCTTTAAGTACACCATCCCCCAGCCCCATTAAGAAGCCAGACAAGCCAAAGAGAACCGGCATCATGAATCTTCCCATGCCACCTT TGGTGCCGGATTCAGAGGAACTAAGCGCAGATGAACTGGACGGGTCTACGCCTCCGCCAGCCTCGCGTCGCGACCAGTACTCGCACGTATTTAGTGCACGTAACAAACGGGACCCCAAT TCTGGTTCGAAGTTAAAAAGGCCGAGAATATTGAAGAGACGGGGCTCCAAAGTAGTGCCGGTTGCGACGCCGACCTATCATGCCAAAGATTGGGGAGAGAAGTGTGTTGATGGCTTCCag GTCATAACTCAAATAGGTGAAGGGACTTATGGTCAAGTTTACAAAGCTCGGGATAAAAACACTGGCCAGCTGGTGGCACTCAAGAAGGTACGGCTGGAGAATGAGAAGGAAGGCTTCCCCATCACTGCGGTGCGAGAGATCAAGATCCTCAGGCAGTTGAATCATAAGAACATTGTCAATCTACGGGAAATTGTCACTGATAAACAGGATGCTTTGGACTTTAGAAAA gaTAAAGGTTCATTCTACCTGGTGTTTGAGTACATGGACCATGACCTAATGGGTCTGCTGGAGTCCAAGATGGTGGACTTTACGGAGTCGCACAACGCGTCTATAATGCGACAGCTACTTGATGGGCTGGCGTACTGTCATCGCAAGAACTTCCTACATAGAGATATCAAGTGCAGTAATATCTTGATGAATAATAA AGGGGAGGTGAAGCTGGGTGACTTTGGTCTAGCCCGGCTGTGGTCTGCTGAGGACAAGCAGCGGCCGTACACCAATAAGGTGATAACACTGTGGTACAGGCCGCCGGAGCTGCTGCTGGGTGAGGAGCGCTACGGGCCCGCCGTTGATGTCTGGTCCATGGGCTGTATACTTGGAGAATTGTTCCTCAAACATCCATTATTCCAG GCCAGTGTAGAAATGATGCAGTTAGAGATGATATCTCGCGTGTGTGGTACACCAGTACCAGGTGTATGGCCTAATGTGGTCAACCTGCCACTATGGCACACGTTGAGACCAAAGAGGTTCCATAAACGCTGTGTGCGGGAGCAGTTTGCCTTCATGCCCGGACCAGCGCTTAATCTGCTTGATCGCATGCTGGAGTTAGACCCGGAGAAGAGGATCACTGCTGAGGAAGCTCTTAAAAGTCCGTGGTTGAAGAATGTGGTGCCGGAACA AATGCCAGCTCCAGAGTTACCAACATGGCAAGATTGTCACGAGTTGTGGTCAAAGCAGCGAAGGCGACAGCAAAGGGAACAAGACCAGACCAAACCAAAGTCTTACGGGTTCTCGTCCAACGATTGCGACAAAGACCCTAATTTCAAGCAGAATGAAAACTCAAACCAATCGGATTCCGGCTTCAGAAGTGAATCATATAAAATGGAGAGTGGTTTTAAATCGGAGTCAGGGCAAGAGACTGTGGGACAAGTTAAATAG